The window AAGATCTCAGTATTAATATGCCGGAGGGTCTGATAAAAGCCAGGAAGCTCTCTATACCACCGAGCCTTGTCGATGTTCTTGTTTAAAATACAGGTAGAAGAGTGCTCCCGAAATCAAGTGCGAACTTGACATTAATTACAAAATGCCAGACTATGGCATCCTTCGTCCTACACATGCATATATAGGTACGCACCTATTACTACCAATTATCAACAAGAAGATAGAAAACCAAGAAAAGGAAGTCCCTATAAGAGCATAATAACAACGAGCTGAGAGCTGGACAATGGACTCCGAGCTAGCTTCTTTTGGCGATTACCTCGAGTATCATCAAATAATCGCTCGTCTTCTTGTCCCTTGCTTGTACTGCATGCAAGCCGAAAGCCACGTTTCAATACACTTTCATGATCATAAGCTTCTGTACCACTTTACACGCCACCAGACGCCAGCAAAAAGCTAGATTGTATACGTCGGATTAGTCTTTGCTATTGTCGCGTACGAATGGATAAATATAGCTCTGCTTCCAAACTTCATTCAACAAACGCGTCGATATCACCGATAAAAAGGGAAACAAACAAACATTGGGACCTGGATTAAGCCTCGACTATTTTTTATAGTTCTTTACGCGTGCATTGTAGTCACCATTTCTATTAGCGCTTTTTGAAACACTGACCGCAGTTAGAACCATGCACTAGTGATTCAGAAAGCCTAGGCGAAACTGAATAAGAAGTGGTGGGCAAGCGACAAGCAAACGGAAGACTAGATGGTGAGTCGCAGTTGCTGCTAGTATCCCGTGTCTGAAGAGTGCGAAAATTGCACATACATGTAATAATGAGACATCAGAATGTGAACCGGGAACAGGTAACATGAGGCGCGAGAGTAAATATCCTCTGTCTTTGTCGTCAGAAGCAGCTATGGATATACCAGCTCCTATTCCATGTTGCAGAAGAATTGCTGCCAGCTGGCTCCGTCCAGGTAATATTCACTTTGGTAGCCACATGCATGTTGTGCAAACGATCGGCAAACGCCTTAGACCAGACGAAAGGCGGGTAGGCACTGCATATGCTCACTCACTGGATTGAGATGGATATATGGACTCGCAGTCGGGGGACTTTCCATCTCACATCCTGGCCCTTCGGAAACTGGCAATCCCTATCCTATCTTCGTTCCGTCTTCGGTTTAAAAGAGGTCTTGTGCAGATGAAAAAAGATTAGTTATGACGTGTTTGCCAGAGACATATTTGGAACACAGCAACGGTAGCGATGAGCGAGGGCTGCAGATTAGATGTTGAACGTAAAAGGGAAACTATACCACATGGCGGTTAGCATACGAGAGATGGCCCTATTTGTAGACACTACTAACCATAAGAGGTAAGGGGAATATCAATGACTAAATTTAGTTCCGCTGATGTAACGTCACTTGTGGGGGTCGGAAGGATGTCAAGTCAGAGCAGTCGGCTGTGCTCCCGATGGCAAATGGCAAGGTAAGAAAGCTTTTTGTCCACTACTGCGCTTTCTTTACCTGCCAATCCTTGCAATGACCACTAGTGCGTCCACTCAGCTCCTTCATTTGGCTGTAAGAAGCGTTCGGATGCTCCTCATCTCTTGCCACTCTGTCATATATGTAGGCAGAAAACTTAAAAAACGCGTCGCGCGAAGGCCAGCTGCAACCTATATTATTAGTTATTAACAGTGTTATGAAACGCGGCGGTGATCTGCGCAAATGACGCGCCTGGAATAATGGTTTGATATTACCCTAGCGGGTGACCCTTGAATAGTCCCTTGCTGCGTCTTGGAAATTGCCACGAATAGACACGCTTGCCTCGGCACCGCCCCTTTGAATGAACGTATACAAAACCTTCCACCCGCTGACTCCATCTTCACGCTTCACAGCATCCATCGTCATCCAAattctttccttctttcctcttccctcttccttctttctcaCATCTTCGATTCATACTTTACACTCTTTGCCCATTTATTTTATATCGACTTTTCGTAACCACCTCCCTAGTTCTCCCCACTTCTCCTTTCACCACTCACCTGTAAGTCATGGCCTTCTCGTGCCCTCTTCGACGCGTCGAGCTCCGTTGTTCTCCTCTTTCACTTGCCCTGTCACACGGAAACCGATCTCAATACTAGCACACTGCATACAGAACGCTGACATTGCCTCTTTCTTTATCCTTTGTGTCTGCTTTTCCTGTACATTGAAATCTGCAGAATGTGAGTGGAAAAAAGCCTACGCGTACCGTGTCGAATGCGCTAACGGatcattttttttttctaGACAACCTATTCATAATGATCTCCAAGGTTGCTATCGGCGCTGCTGCGGCCCTCATGGCCGGCGTGGTAAGTTCTTAGCTGTCTAGGGAAGAATTAGGGGAATCAGTTGCTAACGTTGTTCTGCACAGGCCAACGTCAACGCACAGGTCACCGCCACCGGTACTATGGGCCCCACCAACCCGCCTGCGGCTACTCTTGGTACTGCTATCAACCAGACATCTTACGCTCGATTGCTCTCTCTTAATGCCATTGACGACTTGTATGTCTGCCGCAAGATGCCTTAAAGGAAATGGCAAATATTGACTGGGTCATGTTTTTAGCTGTCTTTTTGCTCCTCCCGTACCCAACTCTGTGATTGGTGAGACTGAGGCCGAGGAGGTCGCCTGGTGTGTCCGTAAGTTTGCGTCGTCTTTGGAAGACATGGAATCGCGTCGGAAGTGGCAGAAGGGCTGATTGACTGCGTAGAACCCCGAAACGATGCCCGAGTCATCCCTGATGGTGTTCTTACCGCCGTCCACTTTGTCAAGACTCCTCTCTACTGGCAAATCCAGGGTTTCGGTGACTTCACCCATCTTAACATTCAGAGTGGTGACGAGGGAGGTGAACTTGACCCCCACGGTGCCACTGGTCTTGGTAACCCCGTCGGTGGTAACGTCACCACTAACTCTACTGGCTCGGACGTTTCTTACGAGGAGTGGATGAAGTGAGTCTTACCGCCGTTTGGCCACTTTTGATTGCCGCTGACTATTTTTTAGCTACATGGCCTTTGACCAATTCTGTCTCCGAATCTGTATCTCTGAGAACGACACTTACTCTGCTGCCAATGAGTGCCAGCATACTCTTGACGAGATGGGATGCAGCTGGGTCATGCCCGGTGACTACACCAACAACTCTTTCACTGAGTGTGACGGTGACTCTGCCTACCCTCCCGGTTGGTACCCCGAAGCGAACGGCTCGACCTCTACCTTCCAGCAGCGATACACTGGTACTTTTACTAACGCCGACGGTTCTTTGGGTACTTGGACCCAGGGTCAGACTGTTACTCCTCAGTCTGCCTACTCTGTCCCTGCCACCTCCAACTGTAAGACCTACACTTCTGTCGGTAACGGCATCGCCTCTCTCGCTCTTTCCAACGCCGGCTCTGTCAACTCTACTGGCGCCTCTTCTggctcttcttccagcaACTCCCCCGCTGCTGCTACCGgttcttcctcatcttccgGCGGCTCTGGTGCTTCTGGTTCTGCCAATGCTGGCTCTACCGCTGCTGCCTCTGCTTCTGGTAGCAGCTCTAATTCCGGTGCCATGTCCTCATTCAGCGGTGTCAACTATGGCTCTGCCGTGGCTGGTGCCATCAGCGTCGTCGCTCTTGTCGCTGGTGCGGGCTCTTTTTTGCTTTAATCGAGCTGTGACGTTTTGATGACTGTTTGACGGATCGGAGACGGAGCTGGGAGAGGTGGGAGGATGTATCTTGCTATTTTAACC is drawn from Cryptococcus gattii WM276 chromosome A, complete sequence and contains these coding sequences:
- a CDS encoding Mannoprotein MP88, putative (Similar to TIGR gene model, INSD accession AAW41285.1) → MISKVAIGAAAALMAGVANVNAQVTATGTMGPTNPPAATLGTAINQTSYARLLSLNAIDDFCLFAPPVPNSVIGETEAEEVAWCVQPRNDARVIPDGVLTAVHFVKTPLYWQIQGFGDFTHLNIQSGDEGGELDPHGATGLGNPVGGNVTTNSTGSDVSYEEWMNYMAFDQFCLRICISENDTYSAANECQHTLDEMGCSWVMPGDYTNNSFTECDGDSAYPPGWYPEANGSTSTFQQRYTGTFTNADGSLGTWTQGQTVTPQSAYSVPATSNCKTYTSVGNGIASLALSNAGSVNSTGASSGSSSSNSPAAATGSSSSSGGSGASGSANAGSTAAASASGSSSNSGAMSSFSGVNYGSAVAGAISVVALVAGAGSFLL